Proteins encoded together in one Nostoc sp. PCC 7524 window:
- a CDS encoding DALR anticodon-binding domain-containing protein, whose product MYDNRLISKNTAIKQLVYGYLLTALDAYDQCREKLHLQNRKIPLHRARDSERVLYISGLALQLAKSHNQDALEIGRAIVNHLSDTCGETLNVQIVPPGWIHLEVSHFFLATWLQNLVVKKIYISTPLENEKSREKLHNPSRLFAIQYAHARCYSLILLAHREGLIQLHTPSDQYQLGSLATTASIPWLNSDAKLRLNHPAESRLIAELVKTVDELEFPDHGDRINWEKVGLDLSQAFEDFWCQCRIWGAVKTALPELTQARLGLLMITQSVLRFLLVNKLGAIAPWEL is encoded by the coding sequence GTGTACGACAATCGATTAATAAGTAAAAATACTGCTATTAAGCAGTTAGTATACGGTTATTTACTAACTGCTCTAGATGCTTACGATCAGTGTAGGGAAAAGCTACATCTACAAAATAGAAAGATACCTCTACATAGAGCTAGAGACAGTGAGCGGGTTCTGTATATTTCAGGTTTAGCTTTGCAGCTAGCAAAATCTCATAATCAAGATGCTTTAGAGATAGGTAGAGCCATTGTTAACCACCTATCGGATACCTGTGGTGAAACCTTGAATGTGCAGATTGTGCCTCCAGGTTGGATTCATTTAGAAGTCAGTCACTTTTTTTTAGCTACTTGGTTACAAAATTTGGTTGTAAAAAAAATTTACATCTCAACGCCACTGGAAAATGAGAAAAGTCGTGAAAAACTTCACAATCCATCTCGCTTATTTGCAATTCAATATGCTCATGCGCGTTGCTATTCGCTAATTTTGCTGGCTCACCGTGAGGGGTTGATTCAACTCCACACACCCAGCGATCAATATCAACTAGGAAGTTTGGCGACAACAGCATCCATACCTTGGCTCAATAGTGATGCTAAACTTCGTCTCAATCATCCAGCTGAGAGTCGTTTGATTGCGGAATTAGTCAAAACCGTAGATGAATTAGAGTTTCCTGATCATGGGGATAGGATCAACTGGGAAAAAGTAGGACTAGATTTGAGTCAAGCTTTTGAGGATTTTTGGTGTCAGTGTCGCATTTGGGGTGCAGTCAAAACGGCTTTACCAGAACTAACCCAAGCAAGATTGGGATTGTTGATGATCACGCAGTCAGTTTTGAGATTTTTGCTAGTCAACAAATTAGGAGCGATCGCACCTTGGGAGCTATAA